One Megalopta genalis isolate 19385.01 chromosome 5, iyMegGena1_principal, whole genome shotgun sequence DNA window includes the following coding sequences:
- the LOC117222468 gene encoding uncharacterized protein LOC117222468 isoform X1 — translation MFATLKNKIREEIGSDVSTVVRNAGNVRGINSRHMSQAGSTSSISGSQISLDGSREENAASPSPPISLKRDNSFDIKLSDGMQLSAKDIKRFETREEEWRKRLAKKEVEMLKRMEKKEEEWKVRLFEKEKEWKKLAEKQEKEKSKLEEELQNVERIKNSLELSLKDAEEYKKKLYSFKEDAEQLEDLQTQELAKVKYLLLFKEQEVDEKTQHLKAATAEIDSLKSEVSRLRRYEDELNNVQDEMETLRHSTQRERTQLSCQLAQTEEEVRHLKDKVFVLDQRVALGTNDQVTVDERIADLMRERALLERKLEEAHLHLSDIKTSWSGKISSLETQVGRLSRQAGEEGLERRRVEEESDKLRQRIKQLEADIEVNNVVMATKDAKLLRMAEDIDEMATELKELRASVDDEVEEFKRQIESSTKEIVELKQDLEEAKANHSAATSEVAHLRLSLEGERTNNTSLHLEVARLREDLESERTSLATLRVCLEKERGEKDSALLRNAQVSQDIEIVRQENRRHEVENTELQNRVENLEHNLQSKTKEMVDATAKLEGTKQRMSELEEGEQHREKMERNEKVLKNSLMDLEEQLNEKTKTIKVLQQRLADMKKTLQRELRVPSSSLDSDVEPSAAILKPSSSKTVTARHNNTRDDDVNFKYLKHVLIKFLTSREYEALHLTRAVATLLHFSPEEERLLQETLEWKMSWFGTRPNLGFGQTAKAIPPS, via the exons ATGTTTGCAAcgctaaaaaataaaatacgagAGGAAATTGGGAGCGATGTGTCAACAGTTGTTAGAAATGCCGGCAACGTGCGCGGCATTAATTCTAGGCATATGTCTCAG GCAGGATCTACAAGTAGTATTAGTGGATCACAAATTTCATTAGATGGTTCTCGTGAAGAAAATGCAGCATCACCTTCTCCACCTATTTCTTTGAAAAGAGATAATAGTTTTGACATTAAATTAAGTGATGGTATGCAACTTTCTGCAAAAGACATTAAAAGGTTTGAAACAAGAGAAGAAGAATGGCGAAAAAGGTTAGCAAAGAAAGAAGTAGAAATGTTGAAAAGaatggaaaaaaaagaagaggagtGGAAAGTAAGattatttgaaaaagaaaaggaaTGGAAGAAGTTAGCAGAAAaacaagagaaagaaaaaagtaaATTGGAAGAAGAATTACAAAATGTAGAACGCATAAAAAATTCATTAGAATTATCTTTAAAGGATGCCGAag aatacaaaaaaaaattatacagtTTTAAAGAAGATGCAGAACAATTAGAGGATTTACAGACACAAGAATTGGCCAAAGTTAAATATTTG TTACTATTTAAGGAACAAGAAGTGGACGAAAAAACGCAACATTTAAAGGCAGCCACTGCAGAAATCGATAGTTTGAAGTCTGAAGTATCACGTCTCAGGCGGTATGAAGATGAACTTAACAATGTACAG GATGAAATGGAGACATTACGACATTCTACACAGCGAGAAAGAACTCAACTTTCCTGTCAATTAGCACAAACTGAGGAAGAAGTACGTCACTTGAAGGATAAAGTTTTCGTGTTAGATCAAAGAGTTGCTTTAGGAACTAATGATCAAGTGACAGTGGATGAGAGAATAGCCGATCTTATGAGGGAACGAGCATTGTTAGAAAGAAAGTTAGAGGAGGCACATCTTCATTTGTCCGATATAAAGACTAGTTGGTCAGGGAAAATATCCAGCTTGGAAACACAAGTCGGAAGACTTAGCAGACAAGCTGGTGAGGAGGGCCTAGAAAGAAGACGAGTTGAAGAGGAAAGTGATAAACTCAGACAGAGGATCAAACAACTAGAAGCTGATATAGAGGTGAACAATGTTGTAATGGCAACGAAAGACGCCAAGCTTTTGCGCATGGCAGAGGACATCGACGAGATGGCCACGGAACTGAAAGAGCTCCGGGCCAGCGTCGATGATGAGGTGGAAGAGTTTAAGCGACAAATT GAATCTTCAACGAAAGAGATTGTCGAACTAAAGCAGGATTTGGAAGAAGCAAAAGCAAATCATTCGGCAGCCACCTCTGAAGTAGCTCATCTTCGCTTGTCGTTGGAAGGGGAACGAACAAATAATACTTCTTTACATTTAGAAGTAGCACGTTTAAGAGAAGATTTAGAATCCGAACGAACATCATTAGCCACACTCAGGGTATGTCTTGAAAAAGAAAGAGGAGAAAAGGACTCTGCATTGCTGAGAAACGCACAAGTTTCTCAAGATATCGAAATTGTGAGGCAAGAAAACCGTCGACACGAAGTTGAAAATACGGAACTGCAGAACAGAGTTGAAAATTTAGAGCACAATTTGCAAAGTAAAACTAAGGAGATGGTGGATGCAACGGCAAAACTAGAAGGTACGAAACAGAGAATGTCAGAATTAGAAGAGGGAGAACAACACAGAGAAAAGATGGAGAGAAATGAAAAAGTTCTCAAAAATAGTTTAATGGACCTAGAAGAGCAGTTAAATGAAAAAACTAAG ACAATTAAAGTCTTGCAACAACGATTAGCAGACATGAAAAAAACTCTTCAACGAGAATTAAGAGTGCCGTCATCGTCATTGGATAGCGATGTGGAACCCTCAGCAGCAATACTTAAACCGAGTTCGTCAAAGACTGTTACTGCTAGGCATAATAATACAAGAGATGACGACGTTAATTTTAAATATCTTAAACATGTCCTCATAAAGTTCCTAACGAGTAGAGAATATGAG GCTCTTCATTTAACGAGAGCTGTCGCTACTCTACTACACTTTTCACCGGAAGAGGAGCGGTTGCTTCAAGAAACCTTAGAATGGAAAATGTCGTGGTTTGGGACTCGGCCTAATTTGGGTTTTGGGCAAACTGCTAAAGCCATACCACCCAGCTGA
- the LOC117222468 gene encoding uncharacterized protein LOC117222468 isoform X2 codes for MFATLKNKIREEIGSDVSTVVRNAGNVRGINSRHMSQAGSTSSISGSQISLDGSREENAASPSPPISLKRDNSFDIKLSDGMQLSAKDIKRFETREEEWRKRLAKKEVEMLKRMEKKEEEWKVRLFEKEKEWKKLAEKQEKEKSKLEEELQNVERIKNSLELSLKDAEEYKKKLYSFKEDAEQLEDLQTQELAKVKYLEQEVDEKTQHLKAATAEIDSLKSEVSRLRRYEDELNNVQDEMETLRHSTQRERTQLSCQLAQTEEEVRHLKDKVFVLDQRVALGTNDQVTVDERIADLMRERALLERKLEEAHLHLSDIKTSWSGKISSLETQVGRLSRQAGEEGLERRRVEEESDKLRQRIKQLEADIEVNNVVMATKDAKLLRMAEDIDEMATELKELRASVDDEVEEFKRQIESSTKEIVELKQDLEEAKANHSAATSEVAHLRLSLEGERTNNTSLHLEVARLREDLESERTSLATLRVCLEKERGEKDSALLRNAQVSQDIEIVRQENRRHEVENTELQNRVENLEHNLQSKTKEMVDATAKLEGTKQRMSELEEGEQHREKMERNEKVLKNSLMDLEEQLNEKTKTIKVLQQRLADMKKTLQRELRVPSSSLDSDVEPSAAILKPSSSKTVTARHNNTRDDDVNFKYLKHVLIKFLTSREYEALHLTRAVATLLHFSPEEERLLQETLEWKMSWFGTRPNLGFGQTAKAIPPS; via the exons ATGTTTGCAAcgctaaaaaataaaatacgagAGGAAATTGGGAGCGATGTGTCAACAGTTGTTAGAAATGCCGGCAACGTGCGCGGCATTAATTCTAGGCATATGTCTCAG GCAGGATCTACAAGTAGTATTAGTGGATCACAAATTTCATTAGATGGTTCTCGTGAAGAAAATGCAGCATCACCTTCTCCACCTATTTCTTTGAAAAGAGATAATAGTTTTGACATTAAATTAAGTGATGGTATGCAACTTTCTGCAAAAGACATTAAAAGGTTTGAAACAAGAGAAGAAGAATGGCGAAAAAGGTTAGCAAAGAAAGAAGTAGAAATGTTGAAAAGaatggaaaaaaaagaagaggagtGGAAAGTAAGattatttgaaaaagaaaaggaaTGGAAGAAGTTAGCAGAAAaacaagagaaagaaaaaagtaaATTGGAAGAAGAATTACAAAATGTAGAACGCATAAAAAATTCATTAGAATTATCTTTAAAGGATGCCGAag aatacaaaaaaaaattatacagtTTTAAAGAAGATGCAGAACAATTAGAGGATTTACAGACACAAGAATTGGCCAAAGTTAAATATTTG GAACAAGAAGTGGACGAAAAAACGCAACATTTAAAGGCAGCCACTGCAGAAATCGATAGTTTGAAGTCTGAAGTATCACGTCTCAGGCGGTATGAAGATGAACTTAACAATGTACAG GATGAAATGGAGACATTACGACATTCTACACAGCGAGAAAGAACTCAACTTTCCTGTCAATTAGCACAAACTGAGGAAGAAGTACGTCACTTGAAGGATAAAGTTTTCGTGTTAGATCAAAGAGTTGCTTTAGGAACTAATGATCAAGTGACAGTGGATGAGAGAATAGCCGATCTTATGAGGGAACGAGCATTGTTAGAAAGAAAGTTAGAGGAGGCACATCTTCATTTGTCCGATATAAAGACTAGTTGGTCAGGGAAAATATCCAGCTTGGAAACACAAGTCGGAAGACTTAGCAGACAAGCTGGTGAGGAGGGCCTAGAAAGAAGACGAGTTGAAGAGGAAAGTGATAAACTCAGACAGAGGATCAAACAACTAGAAGCTGATATAGAGGTGAACAATGTTGTAATGGCAACGAAAGACGCCAAGCTTTTGCGCATGGCAGAGGACATCGACGAGATGGCCACGGAACTGAAAGAGCTCCGGGCCAGCGTCGATGATGAGGTGGAAGAGTTTAAGCGACAAATT GAATCTTCAACGAAAGAGATTGTCGAACTAAAGCAGGATTTGGAAGAAGCAAAAGCAAATCATTCGGCAGCCACCTCTGAAGTAGCTCATCTTCGCTTGTCGTTGGAAGGGGAACGAACAAATAATACTTCTTTACATTTAGAAGTAGCACGTTTAAGAGAAGATTTAGAATCCGAACGAACATCATTAGCCACACTCAGGGTATGTCTTGAAAAAGAAAGAGGAGAAAAGGACTCTGCATTGCTGAGAAACGCACAAGTTTCTCAAGATATCGAAATTGTGAGGCAAGAAAACCGTCGACACGAAGTTGAAAATACGGAACTGCAGAACAGAGTTGAAAATTTAGAGCACAATTTGCAAAGTAAAACTAAGGAGATGGTGGATGCAACGGCAAAACTAGAAGGTACGAAACAGAGAATGTCAGAATTAGAAGAGGGAGAACAACACAGAGAAAAGATGGAGAGAAATGAAAAAGTTCTCAAAAATAGTTTAATGGACCTAGAAGAGCAGTTAAATGAAAAAACTAAG ACAATTAAAGTCTTGCAACAACGATTAGCAGACATGAAAAAAACTCTTCAACGAGAATTAAGAGTGCCGTCATCGTCATTGGATAGCGATGTGGAACCCTCAGCAGCAATACTTAAACCGAGTTCGTCAAAGACTGTTACTGCTAGGCATAATAATACAAGAGATGACGACGTTAATTTTAAATATCTTAAACATGTCCTCATAAAGTTCCTAACGAGTAGAGAATATGAG GCTCTTCATTTAACGAGAGCTGTCGCTACTCTACTACACTTTTCACCGGAAGAGGAGCGGTTGCTTCAAGAAACCTTAGAATGGAAAATGTCGTGGTTTGGGACTCGGCCTAATTTGGGTTTTGGGCAAACTGCTAAAGCCATACCACCCAGCTGA
- the LOC117222468 gene encoding uncharacterized protein LOC117222468 isoform X3, with protein sequence MFATLKNKIREEIGSDVSTVVRNAGNVRGINSRHMSQAGSTSSISGSQISLDGSREENAASPSPPISLKRDNSFDIKLSDGMQLSAKDIKRFETREEEWRKRLAKKEVEMLKRMEKKEEEWKVRLFEKEKEWKKLAEKQEKEKSKLEEELQNVERIKNSLELSLKDAEEYKKKLYSFKEDAEQLEDLQTQELAKVKYLLLFKEQEVDEKTQHLKAATAEIDSLKSEVSRLRRYEDELNNVQDEMETLRHSTQRERTQLSCQLAQTEEEVRHLKDKVFVLDQRVALGTNDQVTVDERIADLMRERALLERKLEEAHLHLSDIKTSWSGKISSLETQVGRLSRQAGEEGLERRRVEEESDKLRQRIKQLEADIEESSTKEIVELKQDLEEAKANHSAATSEVAHLRLSLEGERTNNTSLHLEVARLREDLESERTSLATLRVCLEKERGEKDSALLRNAQVSQDIEIVRQENRRHEVENTELQNRVENLEHNLQSKTKEMVDATAKLEGTKQRMSELEEGEQHREKMERNEKVLKNSLMDLEEQLNEKTKTIKVLQQRLADMKKTLQRELRVPSSSLDSDVEPSAAILKPSSSKTVTARHNNTRDDDVNFKYLKHVLIKFLTSREYEALHLTRAVATLLHFSPEEERLLQETLEWKMSWFGTRPNLGFGQTAKAIPPS encoded by the exons ATGTTTGCAAcgctaaaaaataaaatacgagAGGAAATTGGGAGCGATGTGTCAACAGTTGTTAGAAATGCCGGCAACGTGCGCGGCATTAATTCTAGGCATATGTCTCAG GCAGGATCTACAAGTAGTATTAGTGGATCACAAATTTCATTAGATGGTTCTCGTGAAGAAAATGCAGCATCACCTTCTCCACCTATTTCTTTGAAAAGAGATAATAGTTTTGACATTAAATTAAGTGATGGTATGCAACTTTCTGCAAAAGACATTAAAAGGTTTGAAACAAGAGAAGAAGAATGGCGAAAAAGGTTAGCAAAGAAAGAAGTAGAAATGTTGAAAAGaatggaaaaaaaagaagaggagtGGAAAGTAAGattatttgaaaaagaaaaggaaTGGAAGAAGTTAGCAGAAAaacaagagaaagaaaaaagtaaATTGGAAGAAGAATTACAAAATGTAGAACGCATAAAAAATTCATTAGAATTATCTTTAAAGGATGCCGAag aatacaaaaaaaaattatacagtTTTAAAGAAGATGCAGAACAATTAGAGGATTTACAGACACAAGAATTGGCCAAAGTTAAATATTTG TTACTATTTAAGGAACAAGAAGTGGACGAAAAAACGCAACATTTAAAGGCAGCCACTGCAGAAATCGATAGTTTGAAGTCTGAAGTATCACGTCTCAGGCGGTATGAAGATGAACTTAACAATGTACAG GATGAAATGGAGACATTACGACATTCTACACAGCGAGAAAGAACTCAACTTTCCTGTCAATTAGCACAAACTGAGGAAGAAGTACGTCACTTGAAGGATAAAGTTTTCGTGTTAGATCAAAGAGTTGCTTTAGGAACTAATGATCAAGTGACAGTGGATGAGAGAATAGCCGATCTTATGAGGGAACGAGCATTGTTAGAAAGAAAGTTAGAGGAGGCACATCTTCATTTGTCCGATATAAAGACTAGTTGGTCAGGGAAAATATCCAGCTTGGAAACACAAGTCGGAAGACTTAGCAGACAAGCTGGTGAGGAGGGCCTAGAAAGAAGACGAGTTGAAGAGGAAAGTGATAAACTCAGACAGAGGATCAAACAACTAGAAGCTGATATAGAG GAATCTTCAACGAAAGAGATTGTCGAACTAAAGCAGGATTTGGAAGAAGCAAAAGCAAATCATTCGGCAGCCACCTCTGAAGTAGCTCATCTTCGCTTGTCGTTGGAAGGGGAACGAACAAATAATACTTCTTTACATTTAGAAGTAGCACGTTTAAGAGAAGATTTAGAATCCGAACGAACATCATTAGCCACACTCAGGGTATGTCTTGAAAAAGAAAGAGGAGAAAAGGACTCTGCATTGCTGAGAAACGCACAAGTTTCTCAAGATATCGAAATTGTGAGGCAAGAAAACCGTCGACACGAAGTTGAAAATACGGAACTGCAGAACAGAGTTGAAAATTTAGAGCACAATTTGCAAAGTAAAACTAAGGAGATGGTGGATGCAACGGCAAAACTAGAAGGTACGAAACAGAGAATGTCAGAATTAGAAGAGGGAGAACAACACAGAGAAAAGATGGAGAGAAATGAAAAAGTTCTCAAAAATAGTTTAATGGACCTAGAAGAGCAGTTAAATGAAAAAACTAAG ACAATTAAAGTCTTGCAACAACGATTAGCAGACATGAAAAAAACTCTTCAACGAGAATTAAGAGTGCCGTCATCGTCATTGGATAGCGATGTGGAACCCTCAGCAGCAATACTTAAACCGAGTTCGTCAAAGACTGTTACTGCTAGGCATAATAATACAAGAGATGACGACGTTAATTTTAAATATCTTAAACATGTCCTCATAAAGTTCCTAACGAGTAGAGAATATGAG GCTCTTCATTTAACGAGAGCTGTCGCTACTCTACTACACTTTTCACCGGAAGAGGAGCGGTTGCTTCAAGAAACCTTAGAATGGAAAATGTCGTGGTTTGGGACTCGGCCTAATTTGGGTTTTGGGCAAACTGCTAAAGCCATACCACCCAGCTGA